ctaaaaaatgtcatatgcttttattgatattatcattttaaaactagttatagctgtatatatgtaatttgtcatacatatatgtaaaatattacaactttaaaatattcataactcactttaaaataataatatcaataaaaacatatgacattttctagataatattctcccctttaaatttgataataggtaaatttactctaatattaagctaatatcacaaaatgtgttctgctgaacgcaaattcGCTATGATCTACATAACTACATTAGTaggacagagacaacacagcAGGTATAACGATCctcttaaaacttataatttgtatgatatgtatttttttatttagttaaaaaatatgtatctaatatttaattgtattaaaaaaaaaaattgtatgtttttaataattataatacctatatcttataataaaaaaatacatttttttaaattaaattaaagttatgatatattggagtaataaaatatttgtttaaacaatGAGTCCATTGAGTATTtgagtaggtatacaatttaaactaaatacttaggtaggtacttaataaatatgtagtgtataatactataatatataacagtaatagataatatcaatatagttttatatattatacatatacaaacaaatttatgtataacgtattttaaaacctaaaaatgttgatacttatagattataaaacttacaacaaaaattaatctagGGAAAGGGCCCAATTTAATTACCACACGGGCCCCTTATTCTATATTTGCGGCACTGTCTAGAACCCAAATCGAGCGAGTTCTACCTAGACTGCGTGAATGCGTTTTCTGTATGTCGTATACGTGCAGTGGCGTAGTTTCCGCAGAAGCAACAGAGGCAGTTACCTCGGGGcgcaaaataacaaataaaataatattaattttgtgtaattttaaatttatttttatttaatttgaaacaaaatatttaatgtgataAGTCGTGTGATTGGgttaatcttataaaaataaacataaatttggtCGCGGCAAAACTTTAATGACAAAGGTCGatgaatcaaatttatattaggtaggGCGCTGACGAGGGTAGTTACGCTACTGCGTACGTGTGtgagacggagacaacacatgcggatgcgacgtcctcttaaaaaAGATCTGTCAAGAATCAAGTCACACCGGTCAGCGATCGGAGGTATGTCTGTGGATGTAATGTACTGTAGTCATAGTTGCTATTGCGCCAAACGGCTACGATGAGGTCCGATTTGACATCAgcatattgttgttatttattttaccgtctataatatttatccacggaataaaaaaaatatattattattattattattattattatcagttttgCCGACTACTCGTCGTCGACCGATAAGATAACCGGATCAAATGTTAATCGTGCAATCGTAGACCGTAGTTTGTAAAATCTATGGCACAATCGTCGCGTCGTTACTgtaatagtacaaaatattttcaatcgtTTTTGTCGTAAAACTGTGCTGTCGTTGCTATGGTACCTgtcgtaaataattattaatattgccgAGACCGTTACGTATAAGTACGTAGAACGAATTAGTAAAACTGTTTAATTGCCCGTTAATGTAGGACGGCCGTGGctactgttttaaattatattatttttaattccgaCGACGGTTTTATATCGATTTTGCAGCTCACTCAACGCTTAAACGGATATTCTCATCATGGTAGTGGCCAACGCAAATGGTAGCGCGTACACACCGACCGTTGTCGCGCAGGTCCGGTACATGTTACAGTGGTTCGGAGAGTGGAGTGAAATGGAACGCGGCGACTTCCTGCCGGTGTTGGTTCACGGGTTCGGTAGTAACGGCGGCGCAGCCAATGGTCTGCCGGCGATCATGGAGACCCTGTGCAAGGAAGAAGGCCGTCCGCTTAGTCTGTTCAAATGCCGCATCAAGTTGTTCACCGAATGGGTCCAGACGTGGTCTGATGACGACAAAGACAGCTTCCTGAGCGGCATACGTTCCATGGACGCTGATTTTGCAGAGAGATACGAACAAAAAGCTGTCGGTTACGTGGTCAGCAGCTCCGAGCACTGCAATGGTATCAATGGGGATGAAAATCCCGAAGGATTACCAGaagaaacaatttaaatggaCTATGCtcatcacatattataagcTCTGTGATTtcaaataataggtacttcaTTAAGGgttgtaaaattttacttaGCCATTCATCATTTTGGTAATGGATTCTTACACaatggttattttaaattagatcaaatcttaaaatagttttttacttaatacattCCAACTTATGATATACTTTATGCTCACTTATCTTTTACTTCAATAATTTACTGTATGCATAttgacttattaaaaattgttactacttattttgtatttgtgtacAAATACCTTCCTAGAacctttttatttagttttatcacATCGCAAGAACTGTCTAGTGATTATgactataatcatttaaatatataaatttctataaatttcttttttaattttagttttgatatgtattttataaaacattttttcttctttgtattgcaataattatacattccataattttagtatatgttatattaaatggttaatagtgaattttattttttctacccATTAggattaaaagttaatatttatactcgatgtaaataatttattacattggtttacttgataataatttgccatttataaattgagtctagaatataaatgtaatattattttacttgattaatattaagaatagGTATGTCGTCAAACAGTATTATTAGAAACAtaacagtattatttaatataaaaatatttaactaatatggtatttaatctagttttatgatacatatttaggcttattaattgtattgtgcaatcattatattgtaattaattaagttaagaTTAAGTTATATTCTTTTCTGTTTGTGAACCGAATTAGATTACCAATGactaatgtgtattataaaatatcacatcaaaatatattttaactccaaacaataaattactacacatattgtttggtttttttgtttttgtaaaaaaaaaaaatgtataggctgaattataaaattacaaatcttAATGCCTAACACAGTAACACAtgacttttataaatacaattttattatttataagaaattgaACATCAAagcaatttaatatacctattcatttataagaaataattaactatacatCTATAGTTCTATACTAAAATGATATACTAGGTAATAATTaggataatgaatattatataacttttaaaaatctaataaagtaatacattttaaacaatttaatactgcccattgaattaaaatctgaatgaaattatttaaaaactactcacgagtcaaaaaataattaactacttaTTTGTAAGATTACAATTAGTCATGTACTCATGTGGACATGTGGAGTAATATTGTGATTACTTCTTTGTactttaatacctattttataatttagtttaatttaatttaattttgcaaagcataatattgtgaccaaaatttttctataaatgttttaaaatggttaaatgcatgtattaacattttctataaatcaGAGATGAGCAACTGGATGTTACTACAGGGCCAATTTTCTGAAAGTGAAAATCCAATGGGCCAGACAACATagaatcaaaaacaaataacaaggtcaataaaatttacaataaaaattatgtcggttttataattatataaaaaaataaaatataaaaaaaaatccttacattttatataggtatttataaagtaatttgaaATGTAGCACAGGCCATCAGGCCAGTTAAAAATAGTACACCAgccaattgaaataaatagaaataaattagtataaattactaattagtgtttaaagttaaaatgttgtcaaaatttgcaaattattaaCCTTTTTTGAGCTATTGCTTATTAGACataaggtattttattttagtttgtattctaccaatttatcaatttattattatagttaatatcagccatatattatgtattatattgctataaatcgtaaaataaagtaaaatagtaatattatatattgtgtagtataatagcaatatatttatatacatgataaGAATAATTGTCTTCGCTGATAGTCTTTTTtcattatgtacaattatttatcatcgaatttaaatttaacagtgacctactcattgatgattttgaaaaactgACACTTACTACCTTGGGCctaaatggaaataatattttttagggtGCCTAGATAGGCATGGGCGGGTGattaaaatttgtgtttaCCTACACCacctactaaaaaataattcggcGCCACTAATCATATTACAAGGAACGAGTGGACTGATACTctcgaaaaacaaatttcataggtatacgaataatataacTCGTTAGGCGCAACAAACTAATTCGCAGTAGCGTTTACCACATAGACGCGTTTAGGTATATGATAAACGTCACCCGAACACCATGAAATAATGGGATTATCGCACGTACGCATGAACTCAAACCATTCGAGGACACACAAACCGTGGGAACACCACGTCCCGTATCTCTTGACCAGCAGCGACGGGAGAAATATGGCGGGAAAGCGACTATATTAGAAAGCCCTAGATAAGACTTTTTCAGACGTGATTTACCAGAGTTAAGGCAAGCACCTTCACGCCAGActatgttgataattttttatttgaacttggaagaatttttcaattaaaaaacatttagaataatttcaattgaaaaatacactTAGAAAAATGTGCgatctttttatttaaccaCGACTTCTATAGTTCTATATCTATACCAACATTTGACGGTTTCTCATACGTGTCCCGCTACAgccctataaatatatattggattggattagtataaaaaaatgttttattaaatgagaCAAATTGGAAGAAGAAGGAATATTATGCTGCAAAGCTATTTCTCAAATTTAACTATTCTTAATACCTTTTGGAAtgttgttttgaaatttatatatttaaaaaacggaCAATGTAATGCCTAGCCAATAGGCATAAtggacgatataatataaaatccaattttattgattaaaatacacataaatatataataaatatgaatgtaatttttaattattaatattttaatttagtagaaAATCAACTAAATAGTGTGTAATAGGCAATGGCCAATAGATACACAAAGGCGCGTGCGTGGGAGGGTCAAAAGGGCTATTGCCCTCTGGGAatttttagctataataatatgtactttaatATCACGTATATATGGCACAATAATTCCAttttaccattaaattatacttcagAAATTTGTAACACAATTGCAATTATCaaagaaacaatttttttttttaaagaagaaAGTTCTCTTAGAAGTTCAATTGCTCAGAATTTAACAAGATTGCCAGTATCACATAAGGCTTAGagaaaattttattgttattattactaaagcTCTGAGtctaaattatctaaaaatgaatagtaataaCGATATATCAAGTATCaactaaatcaatatatatttatttttaattcaataactactctacagtttttagtttttacaattactaataagtaataatcatttaatacatACACAGTCACAAGTTACGCACTTTAAATATTGCCTATTATagtttagtataatactaaactCCTTAAATATACAACCACCATCGATCCCATAAAGGTATAAATGGTATGGACTgcatattataagattatttgtATGCAACCATTGCAACCAAAAcaagtacaatttttatttaataattaataacgaatAAACATACcagtaactattaatattttattattatataaaatatatattactattaatataattctagTATCATTCTTTAAGCATGCATATTACtacattatagattataagtaACTTTTATCTTGCCCCGAATGGGATTTTATTCTGCGGGAGCACTtcatattacataaacataatttattaataattatcgcaGATAGCGAAAAACCGATCGACCAACACGCACACGCATAAcacatcaaataaattatattattattattattattattattattattattattattgttattaggtatatctgcttttgtgatttattttaaatattgtattgccgtaattattttcttttatatttagtataatctCAACTGCTAAATCGtgccattttaaaataataggtacctattaattttgtgTCCACAAATCCCCgcatcttttattttatacttctattattttattatatgttgccaaatgcacatattattattttacactacAATATTGTACACAAGTGTGCACAAATCGTCATTATAGCCATTTTGATCgtctttgtaattattatacttgtgtaTGTgtgaatattagaattttattttaccagcTGATCAATATGCACTCCAGAGTTGTAAGTTTTTctctgttattatttatttatacatttttattatatattcgtaaAATTAGTTGAGCAAAAAGAGCAACAGTTGTaagttacttataatttttatttatttttatacattgttatttttatattatattgggcATGTActgtttcataaaaatttaaaatagtgaatattttatcgtaagcTAGGATATCTAACATTGTTCATTCACTGTGAAGCACgattataaagataattttgatacctacttaataatcATGTATTCATGTCTGAAACTCTAGAGtagaatcaaaattattgacctgcaacaaataatatactagatTAGGTAtccttatataaaaaatgaaataattaatataatatcttgtcTAATgacaagataataaattattgtacattttaactggactttaagtattaaatcttatataaactaaaaacgtACACgtataattagttttaccaaccagtaattatttatgttaatttgtttttttagttttaatcaaATAGCAGTTAGTTCTAACAAATAATCTATCAGTAGtagtttagttattaaaaaaaattatattcatgcctacattttataatgcttTTATAGTTATCTTACTCCGCGaatagtaaaacaaaaaaatatatttattacgaataagaccttatattatattattttaaaatatgtttattta
This genomic stretch from Rhopalosiphum maidis isolate BTI-1 chromosome 3, ASM367621v3, whole genome shotgun sequence harbors:
- the LOC113557341 gene encoding uncharacterized protein C14orf119 homolog, with translation MVVANANGSAYTPTVVAQVRYMLQWFGEWSEMERGDFLPVLVHGFGSNGGAANGLPAIMETLCKEEGRPLSLFKCRIKLFTEWVQTWSDDDKDSFLSGIRSMDADFAERYEQKAVGYVVSSSEHCNGINGDENPEGLPEETI